One region of Mesobacillus boroniphilus genomic DNA includes:
- a CDS encoding endonuclease MutS2: MNEQTFTVLGYDKIKEEIAGFALTESGRIKAREMQPSINMQQITSWQEEVSEAIEILKISSSVPIHGLEGMETVLKGFNKGIPLRTEQLVLLLSFLETCNKIRRFMKDKEYCAPRVSAYVYAIEELPDLAAEIQRCIRNGQIDDYASRDLLKVRKQIGIQEERLKERLNQLLKSAKIKPFLQEAVISQRNGRYVVPVKKEYRGKVRGSVLDTSASGSTLFVEPEEIGSFQDQMEWLYLEEQAEVEKVLFALTGLAEGKEKEIRIAIETMVHYDYLFSKAKYCRSIDAKRVAIHDDPIILFNEARHPLLGEKAVPLTIEIGTDYHALVITGPNTGGKTVSIKTAGLLSLMAQSGLLLPVQEGSTAGIFHKVLVDIGDGQSIEQNLSTFSSRIVNIIEILKETNDKTLVLLDELGSGTDPGEGMGLATAILENLNNKGATIFATTHYSEIKDFADNHEDFMNGSMEFDLETLKPTYRLRIGKGGDSQAFAIALKLGIHPKLIERAHTITYKSEKDYTALFTNDPAALKAREQQIIANRHKRKKSSAISKKQVTRFEMGDSVHVLSIGELGVIFKGPDRQGNYLVQVRDGKIEVNYKRLKLNLPASELYPEDYDFSIIFESKEHRKLLNQMSKKHIEESVKRDDF; this comes from the coding sequence TTGAACGAACAAACGTTTACCGTTCTTGGTTACGACAAAATTAAGGAAGAGATCGCCGGCTTTGCTTTGACTGAATCAGGGCGAATAAAAGCAAGGGAAATGCAGCCTTCCATCAATATGCAACAAATTACATCATGGCAGGAGGAAGTCTCTGAAGCAATTGAAATTCTCAAGATTAGTTCCAGTGTTCCAATCCACGGTCTTGAAGGGATGGAAACGGTTCTTAAAGGCTTTAACAAGGGAATACCGCTACGGACAGAACAACTGGTGCTGCTGCTGTCATTCCTGGAAACCTGCAATAAGATACGACGTTTTATGAAAGATAAGGAGTATTGCGCTCCTAGAGTTTCTGCGTATGTATATGCGATTGAAGAACTTCCCGATCTTGCTGCTGAGATACAAAGATGTATTCGAAATGGCCAAATTGATGATTACGCATCAAGGGACCTGTTGAAGGTACGGAAACAAATTGGAATCCAGGAAGAACGTTTAAAGGAGAGGCTTAACCAGCTCCTGAAATCTGCAAAAATAAAACCATTTCTTCAAGAGGCTGTCATTAGCCAGAGAAACGGCAGGTATGTGGTTCCAGTGAAGAAGGAATATCGCGGCAAGGTAAGAGGTTCAGTGCTTGATACATCCGCATCTGGTTCCACTCTTTTTGTTGAACCCGAAGAAATTGGCTCGTTTCAGGATCAGATGGAATGGCTTTATTTAGAAGAACAAGCTGAAGTGGAAAAAGTGCTGTTCGCCTTGACTGGTCTGGCTGAGGGGAAAGAGAAGGAGATTCGGATTGCTATTGAGACTATGGTCCATTATGACTATCTGTTTTCAAAAGCAAAATACTGCCGGTCTATTGATGCAAAAAGAGTAGCGATCCATGACGATCCAATCATTCTATTTAACGAAGCACGACATCCGCTTCTTGGCGAAAAAGCAGTTCCGTTAACGATTGAAATTGGAACAGACTATCATGCTCTTGTCATTACAGGACCGAATACAGGCGGGAAAACAGTGTCCATCAAGACAGCAGGACTGCTGTCGTTAATGGCACAAAGCGGATTGCTTCTGCCGGTTCAAGAGGGGAGCACTGCCGGTATTTTTCATAAAGTGCTTGTCGATATAGGAGATGGTCAAAGCATCGAACAGAATCTGAGTACTTTCAGTTCCAGAATTGTCAATATCATAGAAATATTGAAGGAAACCAATGACAAGACGCTTGTCCTTCTTGATGAATTAGGCTCAGGAACTGACCCGGGAGAAGGGATGGGCCTAGCTACAGCTATCCTTGAGAATCTGAACAATAAAGGGGCGACCATATTCGCAACAACTCATTACAGCGAGATCAAAGATTTTGCTGACAATCATGAGGATTTCATGAATGGTTCAATGGAATTTGACCTTGAGACACTTAAGCCTACTTACCGCCTGCGTATCGGAAAAGGCGGGGACAGCCAGGCTTTTGCCATTGCACTGAAGCTTGGTATCCATCCGAAGCTGATCGAACGGGCGCATACGATAACCTACAAATCTGAGAAGGATTATACAGCGTTATTTACAAATGACCCTGCGGCGTTGAAAGCAAGAGAGCAGCAAATCATTGCAAACAGGCACAAGAGAAAGAAGTCTTCAGCAATTTCGAAGAAACAGGTAACGCGATTTGAAATGGGGGATAGTGTACATGTCTTAAGTATAGGAGAGCTGGGAGTGATCTTTAAAGGGCCAGACAGACAGGGGAATTATCTCGTCCAGGTCAGGGACGGTAAAATCGAGGTAAATTATAAACGACTGAAGCTGAATCTGCCTGCATCAGAGCTTTATCCTGAAGATTATGATTTCAGTATTATCTTCGAATCCAAGGAGCACCGAAAGCTGCTGAACCAGATGAGTAAAAAACATATTGAAGAAAGTGTTAAACGTGATGATTTTTGA
- a CDS encoding XapX domain-containing protein gives MKEIILSLVAGLAVGVLFKFLKLPLPAPPVLAGVLGIVGVYLGGVVGEWILNSFKG, from the coding sequence ATGAAAGAAATCATCTTAAGCTTAGTTGCTGGTTTAGCAGTAGGAGTCCTTTTTAAATTTCTGAAACTTCCTCTTCCAGCACCTCCAGTTCTAGCGGGTGTCCTGGGGATTGTGGGGGTTTATTTAGGTGGAGTTGTCGGAGAATGGATCTTGAATTCCTTTAAAGGATGA